A window of the Narcine bancroftii isolate sNarBan1 chromosome 4, sNarBan1.hap1, whole genome shotgun sequence genome harbors these coding sequences:
- the atf3 gene encoding cyclic AMP-dependent transcription factor ATF-3 — MLQHIGQGSASDVRTAAVVPCTSPSMSFVFDEFTNITPLVKEELRFAIQSKRVSNGAPTMEFVLESESSNEAVERLLTPHEDERRRRRRERNKIAAAKCRNKKKERTDTLQKESEKLESLNTELKAQIEQLKTEKQQLIYMLNLHRPTCIVRAQNGRTPEDEKNLFIQQIKEGTLQN, encoded by the exons ATGCTCCAACACATTGGACAAGGATCTGCATCAGATGTCCGAACAGCGGCAGTTGTTCCATGTACCTCGCCCTCTATGTCTTTTGTGTTTGATGAGTTTACGAACATTACACCTTTGGTCAAGGAAGAGCTGCGATTTGCCATTCAAAGCAAACGGGTATCAAATGGAGCACCAACCATGGAATTTGTACTAGAGAGTGAAAGTTCAAATGAGGCAGTGGAAAGACTG TTGACTCCACATGAAGAtgagaggagaagaagaagaagggaaagaaataaaatagcaGCAGCCAAATGTCGAAATAAAAAGAAGGAAAGGACAGACACGCTGCAAAAA GAGTCTGAAAAACTGGAATCTTTGAATACAGAGCTGAAAGCACAAATAGAGCAACTCAAAACTGAGAAGCAGCAGCTGATTTACATGCTGAACCTGCACAGGCCCACGTGTATAGTCAGGGCTCAGAATGGGAGAACTCCAGAAGATGAGAAAAATCTTTTCATCCAACAGATCAAAGAAGGAACACTACAGAATTAA